In a single window of the Synergistaceae bacterium genome:
- a CDS encoding group II intron reverse transcriptase/maturase, with translation RMTHLTDLEILDTYNAQVRGICNYYALASNYCKLSYFVYLMEYSCLKTLAAKHKSSVAKIYAKYRQGSTWGIPYESKKGKKIKMHVRLKDCHRSSAYDGEVSIDVDQVRTKYHNTNVNTLDARLKANTCELCGRSGGDTQYEIHHVNKVKNLSGRTLWEKVMIARRRKTLVVCKECHQKIHQQSSKKKA, from the coding sequence AGAATGACACATCTGACTGACCTAGAAATTCTTGACACCTACAATGCTCAAGTGCGGGGCATTTGCAATTACTATGCGCTGGCAAGCAATTACTGCAAGCTGTCATATTTTGTCTACCTCATGGAATATAGCTGTCTGAAGACTTTAGCAGCAAAACATAAATCTAGTGTTGCTAAAATATATGCCAAGTACCGACAGGGAAGCACATGGGGTATACCATACGAAAGCAAGAAAGGCAAAAAGATAAAAATGCATGTAAGGCTTAAAGATTGCCACCGCTCAAGTGCATATGACGGTGAAGTGAGCATTGACGTAGACCAAGTACGCACAAAATATCACAACACGAACGTTAATACGCTTGATGCAAGGCTAAAGGCAAATACATGCGAGCTTTGTGGCAGGAGTGGCGGAGATACGCAATACGAAATCCACCACGTGAACAAAGTGAAAAACCTTTCAGGGCGTACGCTATGGGAAAAAGTCATGATTGCCAGAAGACGCAAAACACTTGTTGTGTGCAAAGAATGCCACCAAAAGATACATCAACAAAGCAGTAAAAAAAAGGCGTAA
- a CDS encoding phage holin family protein — MCKPTVEIQQGGTYLLYIGNEGISIIENADRLGIPILGFIRDRFLNMKKLNKNKVSA, encoded by the coding sequence TTGTGCAAACCTACTGTAGAAATACAGCAAGGCGGCACTTACCTACTCTACATCGGCAATGAAGGCATTTCCATCATCGAGAATGCTGACAGACTCGGCATTCCCATTCTCGGCTTTATTCGCGACAGATTCCTCAATATGAAGAAGCTGAATAAAAATAAGGTTTCCGCATGA